TATTACAATGGATGAATGAACGAGAGATAttgagagcgagagagaaaatatgtgcgtgcgtgcgaaTGAGTGAAGAGAAGAATGAGAAAAACCAGGAGTTGAGACGAAAATGTACCACTGTGATGATCAATTGTACCGGTTAATAAATGCTATGATCATCCAATTCATTAATCgaaatttgttgtttttttttttactgtttctTTGCGCACAACGCCATGTAAGAAAGaaactttaatacttttaacaaaatttcgaGAAAGGAATTCAAATCGGAGATTAATGCTGTAAATCTACTTGGTGTCGATTGTTGAATTGCTAAGTTGTTTGTTAAGAATGGcacgtttattaaaaatgtacaaaaatattgcataacaATTCTtgatatgtataatatttttcttacaacaattttaaattacatttgctttcgattattacatttaacttTGTTGaactatatttatacaaaaatcgAATCTTTCGTAAGGCGATTCTACGATTTCACCCAATTTTATGTAGATTTCTTCATTAGATCGTTCTTTTGTTGTTGAGTCAACTGCGTGATATCGACGACTTTAGGCATTTCGCCCCGAATCAACTCCAGCTTTAACAACGCATCcaaattttgtatttgatGTTGCGCCTTGCGTAagctctaaaaaaaaaaaaaaatgaaaaacgttCCTGTAATATTAATCATCGATTGAATATATCCAGCTTACAAGTCGCAGTTCATTATTCATTCGAGGATCCGACTTTGCGAGCTTCTTCTTTTGCGAAAATTCCTGCACAGTGAATCCGAGAAATCTCTCCAGGATCTGAAAGGTATATTTCAGTTCATTCGTAAAATGTATCAACCTTTAACACTCTCTATTCCTTACTGTAATCAAACTATGGCATTAAAAAAGggaattcaaaaatttatccaatttattttacaattaatattttataacttattttaatatttaaaatttttccttcTATTTAGTACCTCAGAATCGAAGCAGACTTCCACGCTAGAGGTGTGATCGGCGATCACTGCCGTGACCGCCCAGCATCTTCCTTGTTTCGATAGCGCCGAGTGGTTTTTCACTTGACCTCGCACCGTCCTGTACATCCTTCCAATGATAGGCTCGCGTAAAACATCGCTTAGGACGTCGCAGCTTTTCGATGGTAGCACAGAGGAGTTTACAATCATCTCAGCTTTCGGCGTTTGTCGGATTGTACTTTTGGTGTCCATCTTTGGCAAAGTTTTCGGGTTAAATGAATGAAAATCAATTAGTTTCAGtacttaaaaaaaggaaaaacaatTGGATATTTTCTCTAAGATACCATAGattctttgttttctttcttgacaatatatttctcaatttttatcgGAACATCAAGGTTCGGCAATTTCGATTTAGGATTCGGTGGCGTAAAACACGTTTTGATTTCAGTCTTTAAACGATCTTGCTGACTGAAATCAAGTGAAATTACACGCATTAGTATACAAATacgaaaacaaattaaatattatacaaagagAGACAAAGGTAAGATACTTCCACGATTTTTCTGTTTTGATTATGATGTCATTGAAATCGAAATCATCGTCAGGAAATTCTGAAATGCTGTCCTTAAACGAACTCGCAGGACACGCGTTGTGAGAATCGCGTGCAGGGGCCGACTCTTCTTCGACTATCATTATGTCATCTTTCTGCTCAATCCTTTCAGATTCTGGTGACGCAGGCAACACTCGTAAAGGCCTCGGAGAATCGCTGGGCCTGGAACAATCGTTCAGTAATCAGTTGCAAAACTGGAGAACACTTTGttgttagaagaaaaaatagttttcagTAATTCTTATACGCCGAATCCGAATCTagcttcaaaaaatattacacaaacttttacttaaaaattttaccaaTTCTCGAAAGGTTCAAAATCTATATCTTCCAAAAACGTTTCCATAGCTTCCTCCGTTGCCATCTCAGTTTCTTTTTGATCGCTTGTACTTTTAACGCGGTCCTGAACAGCTTCACTTTCCTGACTCCGTCGTTCAATTTCTGTTACTGCTACAAAGtcgatattttcttcaaagtcATCGTCAAAGAAACTGTCGTTGCTAGGATTGGACGGCGCACTCTGAACATTCCGATTCGGGATTCTAGGTGGCCCGTTATCATTGTATGGATCAGGATTTTCAGGTTCGTCCctggaaaattgaaattcataTGAAGAAActagaaagtaaaaaataatttacgttCAAGAGAAAACTTGATAGAATTTTACAAAGCTCTAGCCAAGACATTCTCCAGTGCATTGGGTTTCAACAAAGATTCTATCTCT
Above is a genomic segment from Linepithema humile isolate Giens D197 chromosome 6, Lhum_UNIL_v1.0, whole genome shotgun sequence containing:
- the LOC105673063 gene encoding recQ-mediated genome instability protein 1-like isoform X1 codes for the protein MNEYLFRRIKRQLNAKFYIMNDTWLRDCIEFFVGDKASHEITDRHIFEFVEGQWQLSDLREINNENGCLPRNLAQQVRTVLTGTYILQVDKMYDIASSKYKQLCEIRKINTKNIEAIEKENSTEWEPKGRRMMQLCLTDGVQDLIAIEYTSLKQLTSTLLPGYKVMIIGPVDCRRGVILLQDGKYKEIGGEIESLLKPNALENVLARALDEPENPDPYNDNGPPRIPNRNVQSAPSNPSNDSFFDDDFEENIDFVAVTEIERRSQESEAVQDRVKSTSDQKETEMATEEAMETFLEDIDFEPFENWPSDSPRPLRVLPASPESERIEQKDDIMIVEEESAPARDSHNACPASSFKDSISEFPDDDFDFNDIIIKTEKSQQDRLKTEIKTCFTPPNPKSKLPNLDVPIKIEKYIVKKENKESMMDTKSTIRQTPKAEMIVNSSVLPSKSCDVLSDVLREPIIGRMYRTVRGQVKNHSALSKQGRCWAVTAVIADHTSSVEVCFDSEILERFLGFTVQEFSQKKKLAKSDPRMNNELRLSLRKAQHQIQNLDALLKLELIRGEMPKVVDITQLTQQQKNDLMKKST
- the LOC105673063 gene encoding recQ-mediated genome instability protein 1-like isoform X2, which gives rise to MSTKKSGTTGAHCTDWHLHSSTQVDKMYDIASSKYKQLCEIRKINTKNIEAIEKENSTEWEPKGRRMMQLCLTDGVQDLIAIEYTSLKQLTSTLLPGYKVMIIGPVDCRRGVILLQDGKYKEIGGEIESLLKPNALENVLARALDEPENPDPYNDNGPPRIPNRNVQSAPSNPSNDSFFDDDFEENIDFVAVTEIERRSQESEAVQDRVKSTSDQKETEMATEEAMETFLEDIDFEPFENWPSDSPRPLRVLPASPESERIEQKDDIMIVEEESAPARDSHNACPASSFKDSISEFPDDDFDFNDIIIKTEKSQQDRLKTEIKTCFTPPNPKSKLPNLDVPIKIEKYIVKKENKESMMDTKSTIRQTPKAEMIVNSSVLPSKSCDVLSDVLREPIIGRMYRTVRGQVKNHSALSKQGRCWAVTAVIADHTSSVEVCFDSEILERFLGFTVQEFSQKKKLAKSDPRMNNELRLSLRKAQHQIQNLDALLKLELIRGEMPKVVDITQLTQQQKNDLMKKST